Proteins encoded in a region of the Clostridium beijerinckii genome:
- the atpE gene encoding ATP synthase F0 subunit C — protein sequence MSLGVLAAGIAVLSGIGAGVGIGIAAGKAVEAVGRQPEASGRVMTFFILGAALCETTAIYGLVMAFMLMNR from the coding sequence ATGAGTTTAGGAGTTCTAGCAGCTGGTATAGCTGTATTATCTGGTATTGGAGCAGGAGTAGGTATTGGAATTGCAGCTGGTAAGGCAGTTGAAGCAGTAGGAAGACAACCAGAAGCATCAGGAAGAGTAATGACATTTTTCATATTAGGTGCAGCACTTTGTGAAACTACAGCAATATATGGATTAGTAATGGCATTTATGTTAATGAACAGATAA
- a CDS encoding F0F1 ATP synthase subunit B: MEVNVSTIIFNWINFGLIILILKHFFWDKIKGIIEERQNLVNQTISKADEDAEKARMYLVKNEQILQSAKEEGKKITEAQRAKGDKLYEEIVQNAKVEANSIKERANLEIEREKEKAEYEIKKQAVDLAVELSVKALEQQVDEATHRKLIGDFIAKVGM, translated from the coding sequence ATGGAAGTAAATGTATCAACAATTATATTCAATTGGATTAATTTTGGTCTGATAATCTTGATTTTAAAACATTTCTTTTGGGATAAAATCAAAGGAATAATTGAAGAAAGACAAAATCTCGTTAATCAAACGATAAGTAAAGCAGATGAAGATGCTGAAAAAGCTAGAATGTATTTGGTAAAGAATGAACAAATTTTACAATCAGCTAAAGAAGAAGGTAAGAAAATCACTGAAGCTCAAAGAGCAAAAGGTGATAAACTTTACGAGGAAATTGTTCAAAATGCAAAAGTGGAAGCAAATTCAATAAAAGAAAGAGCTAACTTAGAAATTGAAAGAGAAAAAGAAAAAGCAGAATATGAGATTAAAAAACAAGCAGTAGATTTAGCGGTAGAGCTTTCAGTTAAAGCATTAGAGCAGCAAGTAGATGAAGCAACACATAGAAAACTTATTGGCGATTTTATTGCTAAGGTAGGTATGTAA
- a CDS encoding F0F1 ATP synthase subunit delta: MQEYLEKRYALALYEIAEKNNKVDEYLRDLTDICDIFDENKEFYEVINHPKINTAKKKQLFTDLFKGKIDGELLSFMMILIEKDRILQLREILGQMENIDLERRNTIRGIVKTVVPLLDEELEQLKAIFEKKYEKNIIFNTKIDKSLLGGVYVKVGNDIIDGTIKSKVEEMKELMLKKE, translated from the coding sequence ATGCAGGAGTATTTAGAGAAAAGATATGCGTTAGCTCTGTATGAAATTGCTGAAAAGAATAATAAAGTGGATGAATATTTACGAGACTTAACAGATATATGTGATATATTTGATGAAAATAAAGAGTTTTATGAAGTAATTAATCATCCTAAAATAAACACAGCAAAAAAGAAACAGTTATTTACTGATTTGTTTAAAGGAAAAATTGATGGAGAATTACTTTCTTTCATGATGATATTGATTGAAAAGGATAGAATTCTTCAGTTAAGAGAAATACTAGGTCAAATGGAAAATATTGATCTAGAAAGAAGAAATACTATAAGAGGTATAGTTAAAACAGTTGTACCACTTTTAGATGAAGAATTAGAACAATTAAAAGCTATCTTTGAAAAAAAGTACGAAAAAAATATTATATTTAATACTAAAATAGACAAAAGTCTTCTAGGCGGAGTTTATGTTAAAGTTGGAAATGATATTATTGATGGAACTATAAAATCAAAGGTAGAAGAAATGAAAGAATTAATGCTTAAGAAAGAATAG
- the atpA gene encoding F0F1 ATP synthase subunit alpha — protein MNIKPEEITSIIKKEIEKYEKDIKTVDSGTIIQIGDGVSRVYGLDNCMQGELLEFPNNVYGMVLNLEQDNVGCVLLGEEKGIKEGDTVKGTGRVVEVPVGEAMIGRVVNALGEPIDGKGPINTSQTRPIEIPAAGIIDRSSVNEPLQTGIKAIDSMIPIGRGQRELIIGDRQTGKTAIAIDTILNQKGKDVICIYVAIGQKQSTVAHIFNTLTEMGAMDYSIVVSATASESAPLQYMAPYSGCTIGEYFMHQGKDVLIIYDDLSKHATAYRAMSLLLKRPPGREAYPGDVFYIHSRLLERAAKLSKELGGGSITALPIIETQAGDVTAYIPTNVISITDGQIFLESDLFNAGQRPAVNAGISVSRVGGSAQIKAMKQVSGTLRLELAQYRELEAFSQFGSDLDADSSRRLEKGKRLVEVLKQDQYSPLEVGKQIIILYAAVNDFLSDIKVSDIKRFEKEFLEYVDTHHREIEKSIITGKTLTDEIKSMLEEAIVEFKKIFLQEA, from the coding sequence ATGAATATTAAACCAGAAGAAATAACTTCTATTATAAAGAAGGAAATAGAGAAATACGAAAAAGATATTAAAACAGTAGATTCTGGTACTATAATCCAAATTGGAGATGGTGTTTCAAGAGTTTATGGATTAGATAATTGTATGCAAGGGGAATTGTTAGAATTTCCTAATAATGTATATGGGATGGTTTTAAATCTTGAACAGGATAATGTTGGTTGTGTTCTTTTAGGAGAAGAAAAAGGAATAAAAGAAGGCGATACAGTTAAAGGAACAGGAAGAGTTGTTGAAGTTCCTGTAGGCGAAGCAATGATTGGAAGAGTTGTTAATGCATTAGGAGAACCAATTGATGGTAAGGGTCCTATAAACACAAGCCAAACTAGACCAATCGAAATTCCAGCAGCAGGTATAATTGATAGAAGTTCTGTTAATGAGCCATTACAAACTGGAATTAAAGCTATAGATTCAATGATTCCAATAGGTAGAGGACAAAGAGAACTTATCATTGGAGACAGACAAACAGGTAAAACAGCTATAGCTATAGATACAATATTAAACCAAAAGGGTAAAGACGTTATCTGTATATATGTTGCTATCGGTCAAAAGCAATCTACAGTTGCTCATATATTTAATACATTAACTGAAATGGGTGCTATGGATTATAGTATAGTTGTAAGTGCTACAGCTTCAGAATCAGCTCCACTTCAATACATGGCTCCATATTCTGGATGTACCATAGGAGAATATTTTATGCATCAAGGTAAAGATGTATTAATAATATATGATGATCTTTCAAAACATGCAACTGCATATAGAGCAATGTCATTATTACTTAAGAGACCACCAGGAAGAGAAGCTTACCCAGGAGATGTTTTCTATATACATTCAAGATTACTTGAAAGAGCTGCGAAGCTATCTAAAGAATTAGGTGGTGGATCAATAACAGCACTTCCAATTATAGAAACTCAAGCTGGAGATGTTACTGCGTACATACCAACTAATGTTATATCAATCACTGATGGTCAAATATTCTTAGAATCTGATTTATTTAATGCAGGACAAAGACCAGCAGTAAATGCAGGTATATCAGTATCAAGAGTTGGTGGTAGTGCACAAATTAAAGCTATGAAACAGGTAAGTGGTACTTTAAGATTAGAACTAGCACAATATAGAGAGCTAGAAGCCTTTTCACAATTTGGATCTGACTTAGATGCCGATTCTAGTAGAAGACTTGAAAAAGGTAAGAGATTAGTTGAAGTATTAAAACAAGATCAATATAGTCCACTTGAAGTTGGAAAGCAAATCATAATATTATATGCAGCTGTTAATGATTTCTTATCAGACATTAAAGTTAGCGATATAAAGAGATTCGAAAAAGAATTCTTAGAGTATGTTGATACTCATCATAGAGAAATTGAAAAATCAATTATTACAGGAAAAACTTTAACTGATGAAATAAAATCTATGTTAGAGGAAGCAATAGTTGAGTTTAAAAAGATATTTTTACAAGAAGCATAG